CCGTGTTCGATCGAGCGTCGCGTTCCGTCGCTCCCGTCCGTCGGAATGAGGACGTGCTGGTACATGTCGAAACGTTAGGAACGGCGACGTAAATAGGCTCGAGTCCCTCTCACGCGCAAGCACCGTCGACAACGTCGCACTAGGACGTGGTCGCGGCGAAGTCCTTCGCTCCGACCGCGGACCCGCAGAACGGACAGCCGCTTTCGACCGCGGCTTCGCGCCCCGGTTCCTCGAGTTCGATACGCTGCGCGCAGTCCGGGCACCTGAATCGGTAGGGGCTCATCACGATTCTATCTAGGGTAGCGACCCGCATAGGGTTCGTACCACGATATCGGGGACGTTTAAGTACGTCCGAGATCCGACGCCGGCTCGAGTCCGCTCGAGCGGGCTCCGAGTCCACGTCCCCCTCGAGCACTGGTCCGGGACTGTACCTTTATGCGGGCCGCGTGCGACGCGACGGGTATGGAAGTCGATCACACTGCAGTTCGCGTCTCGGATCTGGAAGCGACCAAAGCGTTCTACGAGGACGGGTTAGGGCTGGAGTTCCACCAGGAGTTCCACACCGACGACGGGATTCACAACTACTACGTCACCGGCGACGAACTCGAGACCTCGATCCAGTTCGCCCACGATCCCGACGGCGACGAGGAGATCGAGCCGTCGGGAATCGTCCACCTCGCGATTCTCGTCGACGACCTCGACGAAACGCTCGAGCGGCTCACCGAACGGACCGGCTGCGAGGTGCTCCGCGGACCGATAACGGTCGACGCGGTCGACGCCCGCGCGGCCTTCGTCGAGGATCCGGACGGGTACGAGGTCGAGATCTACGCGAATAGAGACGAGTAGAATAGTCGCGACTCGCGTCGCAACGCCGTTGGTGCGGCAAGAAAACGAGTCGTCGGCCCGCCTCGAGCAGTCCGGTTGCGAGCGGCCGCTCGCGACGCTTACTCTTCGCTGCTGCGGACGAACGTCGCCGGACACGGCGACGAGAGCAGCACTTCCTGCGCCGTCGAGCCGAACACCGCCTTGCCGGTCGGCGAGCGGCGGCGTCCGCCGACGAGGACGCGATCGGCGTCGACGTCGCCCGCGAGGTCGACGATCGTCGGCCCGTGGTCGCCGACGGCGCCGCGAACCTCGTAGTCGATGTCGTACTCGTCGAGCGCCGACTGCAGCTCCCGGATCGTCGAGTGGCGCATCGCGACCTCGTCGGGTTCGATCTCGTCGACGCTGCGGTCGAACTCGAGTCGGTCGAGCACTTCGTCGTACTCGCTGTCGGTGAAGACGTGTGCCAGGACGACGGTCGCGTCGGCCGGCGCCGCCACTTCGACGACGGCTTCGGCGAGTTCGTCGATCCGTTCGGAATCGCCGGGTCCGACTGCCAGTAATACAGTTTCTAACGTCATACCGGCAACTATCTCACTCCACCGATGTAAATCCATCCGACGGTTCGAGCCGTGAGTGACGTTGTCGGGCGTCGTCTCGTCCCGTCGTGTCGCAGTTCAAACGTTTTTTCCGCCCCGTCGTCGAGACTGGGGTATGGACGGACCCGACCTCTCGAACCGAACGGTCCTCGTGACGGGCAGCGGGAAAGGCGTCGGCCGCGAACTCCTGCTCGCGACGGCCGACTGCGGCGCGACCGTCGTCGTCCACTACCACACGAGCGCCGACGCGGCGCGCGAAGTGGCCGACGAGGCGCTCGAGCGCGGCGCCGGCGACGCGATGACGGTCCAGGGGGACGTGACCGATCCCGAGAGCGTCGACGGGCTGTTTTCGGCCGTCGAGGCCGAGTTCGGCGGCGTCGACGTGCTCGTGAACAACGTCGGCGACTTCGCGCCCGCCCACTGGGCGGACCTCGACTTTGCCACCTGGAACCGGGTGCTCGAGACGAACCTCAACGGGACTTATCTCTGCTCGAAACGCGCCCTGGCGCACATGCGCGAGGGCGACTACGGCCGGATCGTCAACATCGGCTACGCCTCGAGCGAGAAGGGGCTGGTGAGCCCGAAGAACTTCCCCTACTTCGTCGCGAAGGCGGGCGTCCTGATGTTCACGCGGATGCTCGCGGCCGACACGCAGGACGACGACGTCACGGTCAACGCCATCTCGCCGTACGTCGTCGAGAACTCCGACGAGTTCCCGGACGACCTCCCGCAAGATCGACCCGCGAGCTTCGAGGACCTGATTCAGCCGCTGCACTTCTTCCTTGATCCGGACAGCGGATACGTCAGCGGCGAGAACATCGAGGTCGACGGCGGGTGGCTGCCCGAGACGGTCTAACTCCCGTCTCGAGGGGATCGGACGTGAACGGACCGAACGCGGCGTGAGCGATCTAACGTGTCCGACACCGCGGCCGGAACCGCGAGTTTATCCCGCTTCCTATGGAACTGATTACGTGAGTATCATCGCGGAGTTTTCGGTCAAATCGGACGACTTTGCCTTGAATTACGCCCTGACGGAGGCGCCGCAGATGGTCGTCGAGATCGAGCAGGTCGTGGCGACGATGGAAGATAGGGTGATGCCGTACTTCTGGGTGAGCGGCGGCGATCACGCGGAGTTCGAAGCGGCGTTTCACGACGACGAGTCCGTGACGGGCGTCACACAGATTGATGAAGTCGACGAATCCCGATTGTACCGCGCCGAATGGACGGAAAACGTCGAAACGATCGTCTACGCGTACACCGAACTCGGGTCAACGATCATGCAGGCGATCGGTCGCGCCGACAACTGGGAACTGCGAATGCGGTTCGACGATCGAGACGTGTTGACAGAGTTCCGCGAGTATTGTGCCGACAACGAGATCTCCTACGAGCTCAATCGGATTCAGGAGCAGGAACAGCCGATGGCGAGCGCCCAGTACGATCTCACGACGAAGCAACGCGAGACGCTGGTCACCGCGCTCGAGGAGGGATTCTACGAGGTACCGCAGTCGATCACGATGCGGGATCTGGCGGACCGGATGGACATCTCCCAGCAGGCGCTCTCGAAACGGTTTCACGCGGGTCACCGGAATCTCATCACGAGTACGTTAACGTTTACGCACCCGGACGACGAGTGATTCGTCTGCGTCGGCCGCTCTGTGCACCAAGTGATGTCTCGAGGTGGTCTATACAACCCCCTACCTCTTGCCCAAAGACAGCCTTGCTATTGATATGACGAGCCCTCAACAGACGTACGAAACCAGCACCGAGACGACCGACGAGCGGCTGAAAGTCGCCGCTCGGTGTCGCGAATGCGGCGGAATCTACTCGGCGTGGTTATTCGCCGACGATACCGTACAACCGATCGGCCGGAAGGACGGCTGTCGGTGCGGGGCGTCGGCGTTCGAAGCGATTTCGAAATAACTGCGCGGGTCGATGAGTGAACGAGTTCGGTTTGCAGGTATCACAACCACCGCTCCGTCAGCGATCGGCTCGAGCCGAAGTAGATCCCGATCCGGATCCACGATCCGTCGAAACGACGTCCGCGTCCGATGGTCCACCGGCGTCGAACTCCGCGACGAACGCGTCGAGCCGCTCCGAATCGTCTGCACCCGGCAGACGGCGATCGGCCGTAACGCAGGGTTCGTCGACCCCCAGCCGCTCGCAGACCAGATCGGCCGTCGCCTCGGCCATCGCCCGGTAGGTCGTCAGTTTGCCGCCGACGATCGACGCGAAGTTCGCGACGCCGTCCGCGGCGTGGTCGAGGAGGAAAAAGCCTCGCGAGATGCCCCGCGACTCCCGGGTCGCTTCGTCGGGCGCGTAGAGCGGGCGCACCCCCCACCACGTGCGAACGTCCTCGGCGTCCGCGACCGGCGGGAGCATCCGCGCACACTCCTCGCGGACGCGCTCGAGTTCCCACTCGGCCGTCTCGTACTCGTCGGGATCGTCCACGTCGACGCTCGTCGTCCCGAGGACGACCTCGTCCTCGTGAGGGACGACGATATCGCCGTCCGCGGGATCGCGACAGCGGTTGAGCACCGGCATCGTCGCGGGCTCGAGGGCGTCGTCCCGAACCGAGACCATGACGCCGCGATTTGGTTGCATCTCGACGTCGACCTCTGCCATCGCGGCGACGCGGCCCGCCCACGCGCCGGCGGCATTGACGACGAAGTCCGCTTCGACGGTATCGTCGACCTGCCCGCCGAGTTCTACCGCAGCGATCCGATCGCCCTCGAGGCGCATCCCTTCCACGGGCGCGTGCGTGAGAATTTGCGCCCCCTCGTTCCGGGCGGCCGCCGCGTTCGCGGCGACGATCCGCGAGGGGTAGATCACGGCGTCTGGAACCGACAGCGCCCGCTGCACGTTCGGCGAAAGGGCTGGCACCTCGGCGCGGGCCTTGCCGCCCTCGAGCACCGTCGTCGGAATCCCGACCTTCTCGCAGGCCTCGCGTTTGGCCGCGAAGTAGTCCGGATCGTCGGCCTCGAGTTCGAGGAACAGCCCGCCGGTGTCGCGAACGCACGCGCCGGCGACCTCGCCCAGAATCTGCCGTTCTTGAATACACTCCTCGGCGCCGGCCGGATCACTTTCCGCGTACCGCGCACCGCTGTGACAGAGGCCGTGCGAGCGACTCGAGGTGCCCGCCGACAGGCCGGCGCGGTCGACGAGCGCGACGTCGAGGCCCCGCAGCGCGAGGTCGCGCGCCGTTCCCGCACCCGTCGCCCCGCCGCCGACGACGAGCACGTCGGTTTCGATTGGCATAGCGGAGCGAGGCGCTCGAGGGGGAAACGTCTGGTCCCAACGCGTTCGCTCTCCTGATTGTGTTCCTGTACTGGGGCTTGGACTATTCGTAGCCGCGGCGCTCGAGACTCGCGGTACGGCGAGTCGTCGGTGACGACGGACGGCGGCGAACGAGAATTAGCGGGCGGTCAGCGATCGAATCAACGGATGCACTCGAGTTAGTTACCGCAGCGGATTGAGCGAGCCGAAATCCAGATACTCCGTACCGAGCTGAGCGAGCAGCGGCAGGTCGCCCAGGTGGAGCAGCTTCGAGATCGCGGCGACGTTGCCCTTGTTCGCCTGCGCCAGCGTGTCCTGGTCGAACCGGTTGAGATCCTGCATGAGTTTGTCGTACCGTTCGTTGTCCGCCAGATAGAGCAGCCGCGTCATCCAGAGGCGCTTTTGCATGTTCGGCGCCACCTCGCGGTGCCACAGCGTCTCGTACACCTCGAGGTTCTCCGCGGTCGGCTCGAGGTTCCCGTGCTTGAGACAGCTGTCGGCCGAGGCGGCGGCCATCCGACCCGATTGCATGCACTTGTTGATCCCTTCGCCCCAGAGCGGGTCGACCGTCGGCACGGTGTCGCCGATGGCCATGAACCGGTCGGTGTGCATCTTGCCCGGCATCTGGATGTGCGCCGAACCGCGGTGTTGCTTCCCTTCGATGCGCTCGGCGTCCGCAAAGCGCGGATCGGTATCGAGCCAGTGCTGGAGGTGGTCGTCGATGCTCCTGCCGTTATCGCCGAACTGCTGGTACCGCTCGTTCTGGATGTAACAGAGGCCGACCTTGGCGGTGTCGCCCCCGGTGTGGAAGATCCACGAGTAGCCGCCCGGCGCGATGTCGTGGTCCAGCCGCAGCATCATCGCGTCCCGCAGGTCCGCGAAGCCGGGCCGGTCGATGTCGATCCCCTCGAGTTCGTACTCGATGCCGATGGCGTGGTTCTTCCGCTCCAAGTTGCTGACGCCGAGTTTCTTCGCGATCGGCGCGGCCGGGCCGGTCGCGTCGATGACGATCTCGCCGTAGACTTCCTCGTCGCCGTTGTAGGTGACGCCGACGATCTCGCCGTTCTCCATGATCGGCGCGGTGGCGCGCGCGTCGAACCGGTACTCGGCACCCTTCTCGCGGCCGTCTTCGACGAGGTAGCGCTTGAAGTCGCCGAACTCGAGGACGGCGCCGGGCTGTTCCTGCACGAAGTACTCGTGGGGCGACTCCAGAACCACGCTGTCGGTGTACTGCATGACGACGTCGTCCGGAATCCCGAAGGAGGCCATCATCGACGGGAAGGTGCCGGCCGTCGACTTGTTGCTCTGGCGCGGGAACTCGTCCTCGGATTCGGTCTCGAGGACGACGACGTCGTAGTCCCTCGCGGCGAGATCCCGCGCACACTGCGCTCCTGCGGGACCGGCGCCGGCAATCACCACGTCGTAGCGATCGTTCATGTAATCGTGATTTGCTCGGATCCTAATGAGTTTGTCCAGTTGCGTTCCCGTACCATATTTCTTATATGTCCGTGATGTCCGGTCAGAATCCGGTTTCGACGCCGGTTCCTCGGGTTTACTACCGGTAACTGAAGGGCCGGAGCTACTTCTGTGTTGGCGGGACGAGGGCCGGCAAGCGACGCTCGAGGAGCCGTTCGCTCATTGAGTGGGAGAAATGGGGTGGGAAAGCCCACCCAGCCCCGTTCGACCTCCGTTTGATTCGTCAGGACCGCGCATCTTTTTGGTACGCTCACGTAAGAATCCGGTATGGTCGACGTCCTCGACAACAAGCGGGCCGCGACGCGGTTTCGGATCCTCGTCCAGATCGCCGAGCGCCAGCCCGCGGTCAGCCAGGGTGAGATCGCCGAGGAAGTCGGCGTGACGAGTCAGGCCGTCAGCGAGTACATCCGCGAACTCGTCGACGACGGCCTCGTCGAGAAGGAAGGCCGGTCGCGCTACCGCGTCACGAGAGAGGGCGTCGACTGGCTCTTCCGCGCCGCCGACGACGTTCGGCGGTTCGCGGACCACGTCACGGGCGACGTTCTCGGCGCCATGAGCGAGGACGCCTACATCGCCGCCGAAGACATCGAAGAGGGCGAGACCGTCTCGCTGTTCGTAGAGGACGGACTGCTCCACGCCGAGCCGGGCAGCGAAGGGCCCGCGACCGGCATCGCGACGACCGACGCCGAAGCCGGCACCGACGTCGGCGTCACGAGCTTCGAGGGCGTCATGGACTTAGAGCCCGGCTCCGTGACGGTCCTGCAGGTTCCCAGCGTTCGGACCGGCGGCAGCCGCGCGATCGACGACGAAATCGTCACCGACGCCTGCGGGGACGCGGATCAGGTCGTCGCCACCGGCATCGAGGCGATCGTCGCCTGCCGGCAGGCCGACATCGAGCCGGCCGTCACGTTCGCCGTCGGCGAGGTCGCCGCCGACGCCGCGGAACACGGCCTCGCAGTGACCGTCGTCGCGACCACCCACGCCGTCGGCCGCGTCACGGACGCGCTGCGGGATGCGGACGTCTCGTACGAGGTTCTCGAGGGGTAAGAAGGAGCGAGCGACGACGGATCACACCGAACTAAAAGACCGGACGACCGTGCTGGGACGCCGATGGCGAGCCAGTCCGCCAAACGTCCGTCGCCGGCGAGACGAGCCGATTACCCGATGTACCGCAGATCGTCGTCCGTCGGCACCTGCTGTTGCTGCTGTTGCTGTTCCATCTCCTGGATCTTGCCCATGACTTCCTCCATCTCGTCGGCCCGCTCGTCTAAGGTCTCGTAGTCGAGTTCGAACCCGAGCAGCGCCTCGAGCACCTCGAGCACCGCGCGGGCGCTCTTGGGGTCGACGAGGTAGCCGCTGGTCTCGCCCATCAGGCAACTCGCCTCGAAGCCGCGGCGTTCGCCGAGGCCGAGCAGGAGACCGGAGACGCCGATGATCCCGCCCGCGGGCTCGTCCTCGCGGAACTCGACGCCGGCGTCCTCGAGTTCCTCGCGCAGCGACTCGTCGCTGACGGCCCCGACGACCGCGTACTCCTCGATGAGTTCGCCGGTCGGCACGCCGCCGAGCGCGTACGCCTCGCTGGCGCCGAACTCCTCGGCAATGTCGAGGAAGGCGCTGGTCAGCACGTAGTGGCCCGCGTTGGTCTGGGCCTGGTGGTCCCCGGTCAGCAGAAGGAGATCGCGTCCGTCGGCCACCGAGACCGCGTACATCTCGGCACAGGTCAACTCGGCGACGCCGTCTTCGACGCTTACCTGCGGCGGGAACTCCTGCGAGTAGACGCGGCGCACGAGGGTGCTCTCGCCCTCGAGTTCCTCGAGCAGGTGGTCGACCGCGAGCTTTCCGACGTGGCCGACGCCCGGCAGCCCCTCGACGAGCACCGGGTCGTCCAGTTCGACGTCGTCGACTGCGTCGATCTCGAGTTCGTCCATACCCGAATCAGCGATTGCGACGCTTAAGAGACCGTCGGTACTCGCCGTAGGAGTCTTCGGGATCGAACGGCGCCGGCGCGCTGTTTTCGGCGTCGGCACCGCACTCGGGACACTCGGTAGAAAGGGTATAGACCGGGCGGTCGTGTCGCTCGCGCCACGCCGAACACACCCGGATGTCGGATTTCATCTATTCGTCGTCGGTGCGGCGCTCGCGGTGGTACTCGCCGGAGCCGCCCTCGTCCTCGATGGCGGCGATGGCGCGTTCGGCGCTTTCCTCGAGTTGGGATTCGGCGGTCTTGTAGTTGGGCGCCTGCACCTCGATCCGGTACTCGGGTGCGCCGACGTAGCTCACGTCGAGGTCGACCTCGTCGGGGACCTCGCCGTTGCCTTCGGCCGCTCCGAGCGCCTCGCGGATGCCGTCGACCCCGCTGGGCGAGGGGTTCTCGAGGTCGACGTAACCGGTGACGTTGACGTACGGCACCGAGACGTTTTCGCGGGCGGTCTCGACGATCGAATCGACTTCGTCGGCCGAGAGGTCGGTGTCCTCGAGGGCCTCGTCGCCGTGGATCGCGGCCTGCTTGAAGCCGTCGTAGAGGCTGCCGTGGGCCCCGATCAGTTCGTTCGCGATCGCGGTGTAGGTCTCGTCGTCGGTGTCCTCACCGAGCGCGAGATCCATCCAGTTGTCGGCCTTCTGCTCGTTTTTCCACTCCTGAATCTTGTCGGAGCGCTGGTGGTCGTTGACATCTTTCAGCGAGAGGTCGATCTGCTGCGAACTCTCGTCGATGTCGAGGACCTTACAGACGACGATCTGGCCCTCTCGGACGTGGTCGCGGACGTTCTTGATCCACCCGCTGGCGACTTCGGAGATGTGGATCAGGCCGCGCTTGTCCTCGTACTCCTCGAGATCGACGAAGACGCCGAAGTCCTCGATCTCGTCGATTTTCCCGACGACGAGTTCGCCGGTGTCGGGCCAGCCGCTGAACTTCATCGTGACTCGACGGTCTCGATGATCTCGTGTTCGATCTCGGCTTTGCCGCCGGTCGGTCGCGCCAGCGTCGTTCCACAGACTGCACAGGCGACCTCCGTGGAGGCCTTGCCGAAGACGGTCTGTTCGTTCTCGCAGTCACTGCATCGAACCTGGTAGAAGCTTCCTGCCATACTAATCACTCCTGGAACTCGAGTCGGCCGGCGCGCCATCCTTCGCGGAGGTGGGCCTTGCCACACTCGCTGCAGCGGTACTTGAGGTCGGTCTTCTTGGTCGGCTTCTCGCCGGCGGGCACCTTCGAGAAGCGACCGGAGTTACCGATGCTCGAGGAGTTGCGCTTGGTTCGGCGAGCGTCCCACTTCATGCCGCTGGAACGGCCGGTGCGGGCCTTCTCGACTTCGTGTTCGTGGTGTTCGTTACAGTGCGGGCAGTACGTATTGAATCGGCGTGGCATCTGCATGGTTATCTCACTTGCTGTGGGCTAAGACACGGCTGTTTAAAACCCGTTTGGTTCGCCGTCGGCGGGTTGGGGCTCCGTTCGCGGACCCGGTCGTCGAGCGACGAACTCAGTCGGTAGACGCGTTCGAAGCGTTTAATCGTCTTTCCTGCGAACGCTGCCGTATGAAGCAGCTCATCATCCACGGGGACCCGGGTATCCGAAAGGGGGCTATCGTCGAGTACGACGGCGAGGAAGTGGTCTGTTTCGGCATCAACCGCAACGGCGAGTGGCACGGCCCCGACGAGGTGCAGCTCTGGTGTACCGTCGGCGACCGGTCCGAGTACGAGGACTACGAGAAGCGCAACTTCGTTCCCCACTTCCTCGACGTCGACCGCGTCGACGCCGACGACGTCGACGTCGTGCGCGCGAAGGGCGACCTCGCGCTGTAATCTCGCGGTCCGTTATCCGTTGTCCGTAGTCCGTAGTCCGTTCCGCGATCCATCGCCGGCTTCCGCTTCCAGTACGCTTTTGCCCTGCACCAACCCACGCTCGGGCAAACGCGACACAAATGAGCCGTTCAGTGGGTTTCGGGTTCCCGGCAGGCGGCCTCGAGACGCGGCTACACCGCGTTGAATCGGCTCGTCGCTATTTCTCTCCCCGTTGGTCTCTCCCCCGCGCTTTCATCCTCGAGTTTCAGGCACCACATTCACCATCGTCGACGACGGTACTCCAACTCTCGCAGGTCCGAAACGATGCTTGATTCGGTACTCGAGGCGTGCCGGATGCGACTCCGAGCGTTGCTCTCGACCGCCCGATTTAGCCTGTTCGCAGGCGTCGGCCTCGTCGGCGCCACCGTCGATCTCCTCGTGCTCTTTCTGCTCGTCGAGCTGACGCCGTTCGGTCCCACGCCAGCGAAGGTCGTCTCGTGGGAACTCTCGATCGTCGTCATCTTCGTCATCAACGAGTGGTGGACCTTCGCGAACTACGGCCGGATGGGGCCTCGAGCGATCGGAAAGCGATTTCTCCGCTCCAACGCGGTTCGGTTCGCCGGCTTCCTCGTGACGTTAGGCGTGCTCGTGGGGCTGGTTCGCTGGTTCGGCGTCTGGTATCTCGCGGCGAACGCGATCGGACTCGCCGTCGGCTTCTTCGTCAACTACACCTGTGAGAGTCTCTACACGTGGCGCGTGCACCGGGACTAACGGTAGAAATCCCCATACGGCACCCGAATCACAACCCTTAACTAATTCACCCGGTTACGAGGAAGTAGCGGGATGGGATAGCCAGGAGATTCCGGCGGGCTCATAACCCGCAGATCGGTAGTTCAAATCTACCTCCCGCTATGTTTTGTCGCGAGCAAATTCGCGAGCGGCGATTATCGTATAGGGGTGTTTGAAGGAGAGAAGAGCGTGAGCGGAGCGCTTCTGGTTGTTCAGATCTCCCTCTCGCTACGTTTCCTACGTTTACGAACTCACCGAAAAACCTTGGATAGTATCGGTGTGAACCGATTCTGAAATCCGCGTCGTGTGGCTCCACGGAAGGGAGTTACCTCGAGAAATAAGTACTGTCTCGTAGACCGGAGAGCATCACCCGAATGCAGTGATGCTCGAGCATTCGGAGAACGTAGTCGGCAGGAGTGTAAACCAAACGCGTGCGCGTACGACTACGCGTGCGGCGGCGAGATCAGCGGCTCGTACTCTTCG
The DNA window shown above is from Halopiger xanaduensis SH-6 and carries:
- a CDS encoding helix-turn-helix domain-containing protein yields the protein MSIIAEFSVKSDDFALNYALTEAPQMVVEIEQVVATMEDRVMPYFWVSGGDHAEFEAAFHDDESVTGVTQIDEVDESRLYRAEWTENVETIVYAYTELGSTIMQAIGRADNWELRMRFDDRDVLTEFREYCADNEISYELNRIQEQEQPMASAQYDLTTKQRETLVTALEEGFYEVPQSITMRDLADRMDISQQALSKRFHAGHRNLITSTLTFTHPDDE
- a CDS encoding VOC family protein — encoded protein: MEVDHTAVRVSDLEATKAFYEDGLGLEFHQEFHTDDGIHNYYVTGDELETSIQFAHDPDGDEEIEPSGIVHLAILVDDLDETLERLTERTGCEVLRGPITVDAVDARAAFVEDPDGYEVEIYANRDE
- a CDS encoding FAD-dependent oxidoreductase translates to MPIETDVLVVGGGATGAGTARDLALRGLDVALVDRAGLSAGTSSRSHGLCHSGARYAESDPAGAEECIQERQILGEVAGACVRDTGGLFLELEADDPDYFAAKREACEKVGIPTTVLEGGKARAEVPALSPNVQRALSVPDAVIYPSRIVAANAAAARNEGAQILTHAPVEGMRLEGDRIAAVELGGQVDDTVEADFVVNAAGAWAGRVAAMAEVDVEMQPNRGVMVSVRDDALEPATMPVLNRCRDPADGDIVVPHEDEVVLGTTSVDVDDPDEYETAEWELERVREECARMLPPVADAEDVRTWWGVRPLYAPDEATRESRGISRGFFLLDHAADGVANFASIVGGKLTTYRAMAEATADLVCERLGVDEPCVTADRRLPGADDSERLDAFVAEFDAGGPSDADVVSTDRGSGSGSTSARADR
- a CDS encoding digeranylgeranylglycerophospholipid reductase; the encoded protein is MNDRYDVVIAGAGPAGAQCARDLAARDYDVVVLETESEDEFPRQSNKSTAGTFPSMMASFGIPDDVVMQYTDSVVLESPHEYFVQEQPGAVLEFGDFKRYLVEDGREKGAEYRFDARATAPIMENGEIVGVTYNGDEEVYGEIVIDATGPAAPIAKKLGVSNLERKNHAIGIEYELEGIDIDRPGFADLRDAMMLRLDHDIAPGGYSWIFHTGGDTAKVGLCYIQNERYQQFGDNGRSIDDHLQHWLDTDPRFADAERIEGKQHRGSAHIQMPGKMHTDRFMAIGDTVPTVDPLWGEGINKCMQSGRMAAASADSCLKHGNLEPTAENLEVYETLWHREVAPNMQKRLWMTRLLYLADNERYDKLMQDLNRFDQDTLAQANKGNVAAISKLLHLGDLPLLAQLGTEYLDFGSLNPLR
- a CDS encoding universal stress protein, translated to MTLETVLLAVGPGDSERIDELAEAVVEVAAPADATVVLAHVFTDSEYDEVLDRLEFDRSVDEIEPDEVAMRHSTIRELQSALDEYDIDYEVRGAVGDHGPTIVDLAGDVDADRVLVGGRRRSPTGKAVFGSTAQEVLLSSPCPATFVRSSEE
- a CDS encoding SDR family NAD(P)-dependent oxidoreductase produces the protein MDGPDLSNRTVLVTGSGKGVGRELLLATADCGATVVVHYHTSADAAREVADEALERGAGDAMTVQGDVTDPESVDGLFSAVEAEFGGVDVLVNNVGDFAPAHWADLDFATWNRVLETNLNGTYLCSKRALAHMREGDYGRIVNIGYASSEKGLVSPKNFPYFVAKAGVLMFTRMLAADTQDDDVTVNAISPYVVENSDEFPDDLPQDRPASFEDLIQPLHFFLDPDSGYVSGENIEVDGGWLPETV
- a CDS encoding translation initiation factor IF-2 subunit alpha; its protein translation is MKFSGWPDTGELVVGKIDEIEDFGVFVDLEEYEDKRGLIHISEVASGWIKNVRDHVREGQIVVCKVLDIDESSQQIDLSLKDVNDHQRSDKIQEWKNEQKADNWMDLALGEDTDDETYTAIANELIGAHGSLYDGFKQAAIHGDEALEDTDLSADEVDSIVETARENVSVPYVNVTGYVDLENPSPSGVDGIREALGAAEGNGEVPDEVDLDVSYVGAPEYRIEVQAPNYKTAESQLEESAERAIAAIEDEGGSGEYHRERRTDDE
- a CDS encoding DUF7839 domain-containing protein; amino-acid sequence: MVDVLDNKRAATRFRILVQIAERQPAVSQGEIAEEVGVTSQAVSEYIRELVDDGLVEKEGRSRYRVTREGVDWLFRAADDVRRFADHVTGDVLGAMSEDAYIAAEDIEEGETVSLFVEDGLLHAEPGSEGPATGIATTDAEAGTDVGVTSFEGVMDLEPGSVTVLQVPSVRTGGSRAIDDEIVTDACGDADQVVATGIEAIVACRQADIEPAVTFAVGEVAADAAEHGLAVTVVATTHAVGRVTDALRDADVSYEVLEG
- a CDS encoding GtrA family protein encodes the protein MLDSVLEACRMRLRALLSTARFSLFAGVGLVGATVDLLVLFLLVELTPFGPTPAKVVSWELSIVVIFVINEWWTFANYGRMGPRAIGKRFLRSNAVRFAGFLVTLGVLVGLVRWFGVWYLAANAIGLAVGFFVNYTCESLYTWRVHRD
- a CDS encoding proteasome assembly chaperone family protein, with the translated sequence MDELEIDAVDDVELDDPVLVEGLPGVGHVGKLAVDHLLEELEGESTLVRRVYSQEFPPQVSVEDGVAELTCAEMYAVSVADGRDLLLLTGDHQAQTNAGHYVLTSAFLDIAEEFGASEAYALGGVPTGELIEEYAVVGAVSDESLREELEDAGVEFREDEPAGGIIGVSGLLLGLGERRGFEASCLMGETSGYLVDPKSARAVLEVLEALLGFELDYETLDERADEMEEVMGKIQEMEQQQQQQQVPTDDDLRYIG
- a CDS encoding 30S ribosomal protein S27e, giving the protein MAGSFYQVRCSDCENEQTVFGKASTEVACAVCGTTLARPTGGKAEIEHEIIETVESR
- a CDS encoding DUF7560 family zinc ribbon protein; translated protein: MSPYRFRCPDCAQRIELEEPGREAAVESGCPFCGSAVGAKDFAATTS
- a CDS encoding HAH_0734 family protein, with translation MKQLIIHGDPGIRKGAIVEYDGEEVVCFGINRNGEWHGPDEVQLWCTVGDRSEYEDYEKRNFVPHFLDVDRVDADDVDVVRAKGDLAL
- a CDS encoding 50S ribosomal protein L44e; translation: MQMPRRFNTYCPHCNEHHEHEVEKARTGRSSGMKWDARRTKRNSSSIGNSGRFSKVPAGEKPTKKTDLKYRCSECGKAHLREGWRAGRLEFQE
- a CDS encoding RNA-protein complex protein Nop10; amino-acid sequence: MKSDIRVCSAWRERHDRPVYTLSTECPECGADAENSAPAPFDPEDSYGEYRRSLKRRNR